A section of the Ornithinimicrobium sufpigmenti genome encodes:
- a CDS encoding NADH-quinone oxidoreductase subunit M has translation MNFPWLTTLLVLPLVGALVVAVLPKASTLVRPVALGTSLLTLGVGIAALTQYQLGGGSGQFQLTEVHAWIPQFGVSYALGVDGISLTMILLALILVPICLIAAWDDVPAVGRRQHLYFALMLALTSTIVGVFAAIDVFLFYIFFEVMLIPVYFLIGIFGGSRRARAATTFLLYSLAGGLIMLVAVIGVYLAGPRGADGFLLTNLAGMDLSVEAGRWLFLGFFIAFAIKAPMWPVHTWLPLAAEQSRPATSVLLVGVLDKVGTYGMIRFCLSLFPEASQWATPVVITLALISLFWGAFMAIGSTDILRLISYTSISHFGFIVLGIFAFTTVSHTGATLYMVNHGFTTAGLFLVAGMLIVRRGSRDLRDFGGWQRVTPLIAGALLISGLSALSLPGLNSFVSEFLVIVGTFQRNAWLGLIATLGVVLAAVYVLVMYRKVATGPRPEGLDVPDMTGREKWVVAPLIAAFLILGFYPKPVLDVLEPAVQQTLQSVGVADPVPAVDTANAEGRGR, from the coding sequence ATGAACTTCCCCTGGTTGACCACCCTGCTGGTGCTCCCGCTCGTCGGGGCCCTGGTGGTGGCGGTGCTGCCGAAGGCCAGCACGCTGGTGCGCCCCGTGGCGCTCGGCACCTCGCTGCTGACCCTCGGCGTCGGGATCGCCGCCCTGACCCAGTACCAGCTCGGCGGCGGGAGCGGGCAGTTCCAGCTGACCGAGGTCCACGCGTGGATCCCGCAGTTCGGCGTCTCCTACGCCCTCGGCGTCGACGGCATCTCGCTGACGATGATCCTGCTGGCGCTGATCCTGGTCCCGATCTGCCTCATCGCGGCATGGGACGACGTCCCTGCGGTCGGCCGTCGCCAGCACCTGTACTTCGCCCTGATGCTGGCCCTGACCTCGACGATCGTCGGCGTCTTCGCCGCGATCGACGTCTTCCTCTTCTACATCTTCTTCGAGGTCATGCTCATCCCGGTCTACTTCCTGATCGGGATCTTCGGCGGGTCTCGCCGGGCGAGGGCAGCGACCACCTTCCTGCTGTACTCCCTGGCCGGCGGGCTGATCATGCTCGTCGCGGTGATCGGGGTCTACCTGGCCGGTCCGCGCGGCGCCGACGGGTTCCTGCTGACCAACCTGGCCGGGATGGACCTGTCCGTGGAGGCCGGCCGCTGGCTGTTCCTCGGTTTCTTCATCGCCTTCGCGATCAAGGCCCCCATGTGGCCGGTGCACACCTGGCTGCCCCTGGCCGCGGAGCAGTCCCGCCCCGCGACCTCGGTCCTGCTGGTCGGCGTCCTGGACAAGGTCGGCACCTACGGCATGATCCGGTTCTGCCTGAGCCTGTTCCCCGAGGCCAGCCAGTGGGCCACACCGGTGGTGATCACCCTCGCCCTGATCTCGCTGTTCTGGGGCGCGTTCATGGCCATCGGCTCCACCGACATCCTCCGGCTGATCAGCTACACCTCGATCAGCCACTTCGGGTTCATCGTGCTGGGCATCTTCGCCTTCACCACGGTCAGCCACACCGGCGCCACGCTGTACATGGTCAACCACGGCTTCACCACCGCCGGGCTGTTCCTGGTGGCTGGCATGCTCATCGTGCGCCGCGGCAGCCGCGACCTGCGCGACTTCGGCGGCTGGCAGCGGGTCACCCCGCTCATCGCCGGAGCCCTGCTGATCTCCGGTCTCTCCGCCCTGTCGCTCCCGGGCCTGAACTCCTTCGTCAGCGAGTTCCTGGTCATCGTGGGCACCTTCCAGCGCAACGCCTGGCTGGGGCTGATCGCCACCTTGGGCGTGGTCCTGGCTGCGGTCTACGTGCTGGTGATGTACCGCAAGGTCGCCACCGGGCCACGGCCCGAGGGTCTGGACGTCCCCGACATGACAGGCCGGGAGAAGTGGGTCGTGGCGCCGCTCATCGCCGCCTTCCTGATCCTCGGGTTCTACCCCAAGCCGGTCCTCGACGTGCTCGAGCCGGCCGTGCAGCAGACGCTGCAGTCGGTGGGGGTCGCTGACCCCGTGCCGGCCGTCGACACCGCCAACGCCGAGGGGAGGGGCCGCTGA